Genomic segment of Rubrivirga sp. SAORIC476:
CTCGAACCCGAGCTCGCCCGGCCCGACGTGCGTGATGAGCTGGACGCCCAGCCGCGACCGCCGCCGGATGCGGACCTGCCGCTGCCCGTCGTCCGTCGCCGACGGCGCCTCGGGGAGGACCTCCTCGATGAGGGCGACCGACCAGTACGAGCCGGCCAGCCCCGGCTCGTCCGGAACGCGCGTGGTGTAGGGCACCAGTGCCGTCTGGCCCGGCAGCACCGTCAGCACCGTCGCGGGCATCGACAGCCAGCCCGCGTTGGAGCGCGGCGCCGTGCCGGGGGCGCCGTACGAGGGGCGCCCTCGGTCGAAGGCCAGGTCCTGGAGGTAGACCCGCATCTGGACCGCCTCGGTGCCCGCGTTGAACAGCTCGATGGCCGCCTCGTCCTCGGCGCCGGGCGCGACCTCGGTCGGCACGATCAGCCCCGAGCGAACATGGATCTGGGCCGCCGCCCCGGAGGCGACGGCCCAGAGGAGCGCCAGGAGCAGGCCGCGCATCATCCGCCCGGGAAGGCCGGGGCGGCCGTCTGCAGGATCGTGTACGTCACGTCGAACGACCGGTCGGCCTCGTCGGCCGTGAGGTCGTCCAGCTCGACCGAGTAGCCGATGACCTGGGTCGCGTGGCAGAGCGTGATGCCGCTGGCGGCCGCGATCTCGGTGTCGTCGGCGGTGAGCGTGACGGCGCCGCCCTGAGCCCCGCAGGACCCCGGCGTGCCCGACGTGCTCGTCGACGTGTTGATGGTCGAGATCGCGCCCGGCGTGACCGTGATCGACAGGTCGTTCCAGTCGCCCGCCGAGGCCGCCTCGACGGCGATGTCGACCTGGTGGGCGAAGTCGAGGTTGGTCGCGAACGTGATCCGGTCGCTCAGCGCCAGCGTGCTGCCGGTGCCCGCGGGGGCCGTCGGGTCGGTGTCGTCTAGGCCGGGCGCGAAGTCGAACACCAGGTCCGAGTCCGCGGCGCCGTCCTGGTCGTCCAGCGAGACGACGTGGGTGAACGGCTCGATCTGCACGATCAGGTCGAGCTGGTCGTCCGTGTCGGACTGGGCCCACGCGGCGGGCGCGAGGGCGAGTCCGAGGAGCAGGAGGAGGGAGAAGCGCGGCATTACTCCGTGGCCAAGATCGTGTAGGTCACGTCGAACGCGCGGTCCGTCTCGTCGGCCGTGATCGAGTTCAGCTCGACCGAGTAGTTGACGAGCTGGGTCGCGTGGCACAGCGTGATGCCGCTGGCGGCGGGCACGTCGGTCGCGTCGGCCGTCAGGGCGACGGCGCCTCCGGCGGTGCCGCAGGACCCGGCGTCGCCCGCGACGCTGGTCGACGTGTTGATGGTCGAGATCGCGCCCGGCGTGACCGTGATCGTCACGTCGTTCCAGTCGCCGGCCGTGGCGCCGGTCACGTCGATGTCGACCTGCTGGGCGGTCGCGTAGTTGGTCGCGAACACGATCCGATCGTCGAAGGCGACGGCAGCGGGCGGGGCGCCGGTCGTCGGGTCGGCGTCGTCGAGGCCGGGAGCGAAGTCGAAGATCAGGTCCGAGTCGGGCGTGCCGTCCACGTCGTCGAGGGAGACGATCTGGGCGAAGCCCTCGATCTGGACGAGGAGGTCGAGGCTCTCGTCGGTCGACGTGGCGGACTGGGCGAAGGCGGCGGGCGCGAGCAGGAGCGCGAGCGCGGTGAGGAAGAAGCGGGTCATCGGAGTGTGGGGGTGAACAGGGTGTGTGAGCGAAGGGGCGCCGTGAGCGCGCCCCCGGGGACAGGGTCCGCGAGGACCCAGAGATGAACGTGGAGCGGGTGGGCGCCCGCGGGAGCGAGCGCGTCGACGCGGGCGCCGAGGTCGAGGGTGACGAGCGTCCGCCCGGCGGGGAGGCCGGTCGCCAGCTCGCACGGCCCGGCGGCGTCGCAGGCGTGGGTGCGGAGCCGGGCGTCGGCCGTGGTGGGGGCCACCAGGCCGTGGGCGGCCATCTGGAGCGCGATCGCGGCGGAGGGGGCAGGGGCGTCGGCGACGAGGCGGCACGTGGCGCCCTCGGGGCAGGTCACGGCGACCGTGCGGCTCGCAGAGGACGCGTCGGTGACCTCGACCACGCCGACGGCGTCCAGCACCGCCACGCGGGCGATGTCGTCCGACCACGCGCTCTGGGCCTGGGCGGCCACGGCGAGCAAGAGCAGGGGCAGCACGCGCAGCATCAGCGGACCACGGTGAGGCGCTGCACGGCGACGCCCGCAGACGTGCTCAGGCGGACGACGTAGACACCGGCCGGCAGGCCGCTCGTGTCGAAGGTGGCGGCGGACTGCATTGAGGCGTCCGCGACCACGGCGACCTGGCGGCCCAGGGCGTCGTAGACCGCCACCTGCGCCGGGCCGTCGGCCGACCACGTCAGGCGGGCCAGGCCGCGCACCGGGTTCGGGGCGGCGGCGAGCGCCAGCGTCGCGGCCGAGAGCGGACCGTCGGCGGCGGTCGAGGCGGAGGAGAGGGTCAGCGGGATCTCGGCGGCCCCGGCCAGGCCGGTCTCCATCGAGGTCCCCTCGGTCACGGCCGAGGCGGGGATCTGGAGGACGCGGCCTTGCGCGAGGTCGACCGTCTGCCCGCCGAACGTGGCGACGACGGTCCCGACCGGAACGCTGCCGTCGGCGTCCAGCAGGCGGATCTCGTACCGCGCGGCGCCCAGGCGGACGGCCCCAATGCGAAGGCGCGTCGCCACGTCGCCCGTCGGCAGGCCCTCCTGGCCGAGCGCGTCGTCGCCGACGGCGGCCAGGGCGAAGGCGGCCGCCAGCGGACCCGGTGCGGGCGTGTCGAAGGCGTCGGAGCCGCTGGAGGCGTCCGGGGTGAGGAGGACGGCGACCTGGGCCTGGCCGAGCACGGCGCCGTCGGCGTCAAGCGCGGTGACCGCCAGGCGGACGCGCCCGACCTCGGTCTGCGCCCGGCGGGCGGCCGCGGCGGGCACCGGGAGCGTGACGCTGGTGGCGCCCCGCCCGATCCGGTCGCGGCGCAGGAACCCGGCCTCGGCCGGAGCGAGTGCGTCGCCGAGCGTCCGCGAGCGGGACTCGTAGCTCATCGTCTCGGCGTCCCACACGAAGACGGCGTCGCGGAAGCCCTCGGCGTCCAGCGTCGACAGGTCGAAGGTCTGGGCGAACGGGTTGCCGACGAGCGCGAAGGCCGTCTGGTCGTCCAGCGGGCCTGCGCTGGCGGCCGCCGTCGGCGCCGCGGCGGCGTAGTCGACCGTGATGCCGGCGGAGGTCAGCGGCTCGTCGGCGGAGTCGGGGAGGTAGACGGCGACCGCCTGCCCGCCGCCAATCTCGTCGGCGTCGGCGACGGCGACCCAGGTGCGGCCGGTCCAGCGGAGGACACGGCCCAGCCCGCCGGGCGCGTCGAGCGTCAGGTCGAGGTCGTCGGCGAGGTCGGCGAGCGTGGCCGTCTCGGCGGTCGGGCCGAGCAGGCGCCAGCCCGTGTCGTTGCCCAGCCCGTCGGTGCCGGGGAAGGTGACGCCGACTGCGGGCACGATCACCTCACAGGTGATGGTCACCTCGCCGTCCTTTTTGCCGAAGGGATCGCCGGGCGTCTCGCTCGCGACGTCGCCGGTGGTGCCGTCGGTGGCGGAGAGCACCTCGCCCGAGAACACGCCCGTGTTGACGTAGGACGTGCCGCCGGAGCCGCCGCCGAAGCTGGTCAGGTTGGAGAGGCCGCCGTCGCCGCCCAGGTAGCCGCCGCCGCCACCGCCGCCGTTGACACCTCCTCCGCCCGCGCCGACGCCGTTGCCCCCGTTGCCGCCCGCACCCGGAGCGGTCACGATGACGGACCCGCCGCCCGTTCCGCCCTGGCCGCGTGCGTTCGTCGCGCCTGCGCCACCCCCGGATCCGGCCGTGCCGGCCCCTGCGACGCCGAATCCACCGCCGCCACCGCCTCCGCCCGCGGGGCCTGCGCCCTGTGCGCCGCCCGCCGGCGTGCCTCCGAGTGCCGCGCGGCCGCCTTCACCGGGGGCGTTGCCCTGTCCGCCGCCGCCGCCGCCGCCCGCGACCGTGAGCAGCGTGGAGCCTGTCGCGACCGCCGTGCCACCGCCGCCGCCCGCCGAGACGGTTCCCGCCAAGCCCGCCGAGCCGGTCAGGACCTGGAACGTGGTGCCGCCGGGCACAACGAACCGCGACACGACCCGGGCGCCGCGCCCGCCGTTGCTGGGGTAGTTCGTGGGCCGCGCGCCGTCGGCTCCCCGCGCCGAGACCGTCAGGGTGTAGTCGTCGCCGACGGGCGGCGTGAAGGCGCCGGGGGTGGAGAACGTGACCGGCGTCCCCGAGCAGATCTGGGCCTGGACAGCCTGCGGGGCGAACGAGAGAAGGCCAGCGAAGGTGGCGAGCCGGAAAGCGCGCCCGAGAGGAGCCAGGGACATAGGGTCTGTCGGAGCCGTGCCGAGGCACGAGGGTGAGCCACGGCGCCCGGCTTGGGGGAAACCCCGAGGGAGCGCCGTGGCCAAACGATAATCCGTGAACCCTCCATTCTGGGGCGAATCGGCGGGTTCCTAGGCCCGGATGCGCGCTCGTCCTACGTGCGGCGACGGTCCGCACCGCCCGTCCAGACGGTCGCGAACGCGCACAAAAACGCCCCTCCGCGTCGGCGTCGGTCGATTCGGTCGCTCTGGAAGCGATGCGTCGGCCGAGTGAGCGACGCCAGCCTTCCCGAGGCCCGCCGGACCCGATCCACCCCGTCCTACTCCCGGTAGGCCAGCAGCCGGAGCGCGTTGGCGACCACCACCAGCGTCGACCCCTCGTGGAGCGCGACGGCCGGGCCGATGCCGAGCCCGAACAGCGTCGCCGGGACCAGGAAGGCGACCATGCCCAGGCTCATCCACAGGTTCTGGCGGATGATGCGCCGGGTCGTCCGGCTCAGGCCGACCGCGAACGGAAGTCTCGACAGGTCGTCGGCCATGAGCGCCACGTCGGCGGTTTCGAGCGCGACGTCGCTCCCCGCTGCGCCCATCGCGATGCCCACGGTCGCGTTCGCCATCGCGGGCGCGTCGTTGACGCCGTCGCCGACCATCGCCACCTCGCCGCGCCGGCGGAGGGCCTGGATCGCCGCCACCTTGTCGTCGGGCAGGAGGTCGCCCCGCGCCTCGTCGATGCCGACGGCCCGCGCCACAGAGTCGGCGACTACCTGAGCGTCGCCCGAGATCATGATCGTCGTCTCGATGCCGAGGGCGTGGAGTTTTTGGATGACAGCCTTCGCGCTCGCCCGCGGCGTGTCCATCAACCCGACGACGCCGAGGAACCGGTCGCCCCGGCGGACCAGCATCGTCGACCGCCCGTCGGCTTTGAGCTGGCGGTCCCGGTCGAGAAGCGCGTCCGGGGCGGGCGTGCCGCCGTCGAGGGTGAACAGCGCAGGCTTGCCGACCTCGACCGCCTCGTCGCCGAGGCGGGCGCGGACGCCGTGGCCGGTCACGCTCTGCAGGTCCTCGGCCGGGACCTCGCCCGTCGTGCGGTCCGCCAGGTCGCGCACGACGGCCCGCGCGAGGGGGTGCTCGCTCAGCCGCTCGACTGCGACGACGGCCTCTAGCAACTCCGCCTCGGTCGCGCCGTCGGCCGGGATCACGTCGGTGACGCGGGGCCTGCCCTCGGTCAGCGTGCCCGTCTTGTCGAAGGCGATGGCCGTCAGCCCGCCGAGCGCTTCGAGCGGACCGCCGCCCTTGACCAGCACGCCGCTGCGTCCGGCCCGTGCAACGCCCGACAGCACGGCGCTGGGCGTCGCGATGGCGAGGGCGCAGGGCGAGGCGGCGACGAGCACGGCCATCGCGCGGTAGAAGGACTGGGCGAACGTCTCGTCCACCACGACCCACGCGAACAGCAGGCCGACGACGAGGGCCAGCACGGAGGGCACGAACACCTTCTCGAAGCGGTCCGTGAACCGCTGCGTCGGCGAGCGCTCCGTCTCCGCCTCGGCCACCATCTGGACGACGCGCGCCAGCGTGGTCTCGCCCGCGGGCTTGGTCACGACGACGTCCAGCGCGCCGCTCCCGTTGAGCGTCCCCGCGAACACGCGGTGCTCGGGCGCCAGCGCCTCGGCGTCGGCCAGGGCGGCGTCGAGGTCGTCCACCGGTCGCTTGTCGACGGGCACGCTCTCACCGGTCACGGGCGCCTGGTCGACCGCGCTCGTGCCGACCGCCACGACGCCGTCGGCCGCGATCCGCTCGTCGGGGCGGACGACCACGGTGTCGCCGACCCGCAGGTTGCCGACGGGTACCTCGGCCTCGACGCCCTCGCGGCGGACGCGGGCGGTCGCGGGGGCTAGCTCGCCCAGGGCTTCGATGGCGCGCCGCGCGCGGCCCATCGCGTACCCCTCCAGCGCGTGGCCGATCGAGAAGAGGAACAGCAGCAGCCCGCCCTCGAACCACTCGCCCAGCGCCGCGGCGCCCGCCGCCGCCACCAACATCAGGAAGTCGATCTCGAAGCGGCCCGCGCGGATCGACTCCCACGCCTCCTTGACCGTGAACCACCCGCCGAACGCGTACGCGCCGACGTAGAGCGCCAGCGGGACGGCCTCGGCCACCTCGGTGACCGTGTCGAGCGTCCAGCCCAGCCCGACGCAGACGCCGCTCAGGACGGCGAAGACCAACTCCGTCCGCTCCCCGAAGATACCGCCGTGGGCGTGGTCGTGTGCGCCAGCGTGACCGTGTCCAGCGTGCGCGTCGTGGCCCTCATCCGGTCCGTGGTCGTGGCCCGTATGGTCGTCGTCCGCAGGAGGCTCGGGGGCGTCCACCGTCACGCCGAGGTCGGCGAGGGCGCGGCGGAGGTCGGCCTCGGAGGTCGCCTCCCGGTCGAACTCGATGCGGATCGGTCCGGTCGCGTTGGCCTCCGCCTCGACGACGCCGGGCGTCTGCTGCAAGCGTTCCGTCACGGTCCGCGCGCGGCGCTGGTGGCCCAGCCCGTCGGCGGGCCACAGGACGTGGCCGTAGCGCGCCGTGATCGCGGTCCCCGCGGCCTCGGCGGTCCGGCGCAGGCGCGGGAGCGCGACCACGGCCGGGTCGTAGTGGAGGCACAGCTGCGCCGGGCGCCCGCCCTCGGCCGGGACCACATGGGCCTCCTCGACGCCCGTCGTCGCCGCGAGCGCGTCGGTGAGGCGCGTCACGCAGGCGTCCCGCTCGTCCGGCGCGTCGGGAAGGAGGAGAGGGAGGTCGAGGCGGAGCGGGTCAGGCATGGGGGGCGGCGAGGGGTTTGCGGAGCAGGGCCGCCTCGAACAGCCCGCCGAACAGGGCCGGCTCGCGGTGTTCGAGCCCGAGCCCGGTGCCGTCGAGGAGCGGGCCGAGCTGCCGGTTCAGGTCGGTGGCGACGATCCGGGTGACCGCGCCCGCGAGCCGGCGGCGGATCGACGGTCGTTCGCCGTCGGGTAGGAACTTGTCGAAGACGGCCACCCGCCCGCCCGGCCGGAGCACGCGGGCGGCTTCGCCGATCGCCGCCTCCGGGTCCGGCACGACGGCGAGCAGGAGGTGGAGCAGGACCACGTCGAACGAGGCGTCGGGGAGGTCGAGGGCGTGGGCGTCGAGCCTGCGGACCTCGACGACGGATCCGAGGCGGTCGGCCTCAGCGCGCGCGGCGCGGATCATGCCTGGCGCCACGTCGCCCGCAACGACCTCGGCCTCGGGCGGCAGGTGGGCGAAGTCGAGACCCGTCCCGCACCCGGGGATCAGGACCCGCTCACCGGGCTGGAGGTCGGCGAGCGCGAGCGACCGCCGGCGTCCGGCATCGAGGCGTCGGACGATGGGATCGTAGACCGGCGCATAGAGCGTGTACCGGAGGCGATCCCAGAGCGTCGAGGTAGTGGCCATGAGGAGCAAGGGGAAGGCGCAGATCGCGTTGAGACAGCGAGGGGAGCCGGAGGTCCGAGGAGAGGCTGCGGCTGGCGCGGCCGTCAGGGCTTCGTCTCGCCGAGCGTCCGCACGACCTGGCCGCGGCTGACGAGCGACACACCCTGCCCCTGGGCCGTCGAGATCATGACCGCCTCCACGAGGGGCGCGCTCACCTCGGCCTCCGCGACCCACTCGACCAGGAAGTTGGCGCCGACGCCGCCCGTCCGGTCCCGGCCCTCGATCACGAACGCCTCGGACGCCAGCGGCCCCAGCGAGACCGGCTGCTCGACGTAGCGCCGCACGAGCCGCCCCGTCGAGTCGTAGTACCCGACCTCCGCCACGGTGAGCGCCCGGTCGGGGTCCGTGTTGCGGATGCTGAGAGTGGCCGTCAGGTCCAGTTCGCGCGTGCCGTCCTGGTGGAAGATGTGGGAGTAGACCGGCACGTAGATCGTCTCGCCCACGACGGCATCGGCGGGCGCCGTGGTGCGGACCGTCGTGTCGGGGGCAGCCGGGGCCGCCTCGGGCGACCGGCCGGGCGCTTCGCACCCCGCGAGCACGCAGAGGCCCAGCAGGACGCCGAGGCGGGCGGGGCGGAGACGGGGGAGCCGGGGCATGGGCGGGGGAGCGAGGGCGAGGAGTGAACCGGATCCGGAGCGTTCGGGTCCGCTCCCGGATCTCGTCGTTGGACGAAGCTGGGGACAACCCCCACGGCCCGCTGTGCATTCAAGGGCTCCCCTCTTCCTTCCCTTTCGCCATGTCTGACACGTCCAACCAGTACGACATCCAGAACCCGCTCACGCAGTACCCGCGCCCGCCCTTCCCGCGCCAGCCGCAGCCCGCGCCGGGTCTGATCGGCGAGATGGACCCCGTTCCCGATCACGGCGAGACGAGCTACCGCGGCCTCGGCCGGATGGAGGGCCGCAAGGCGCTCATCACCGGCGGCGACTCCGGCATCGGCCGGGCGACGGCCATCGCCTACGCGCGCGAGGGCGCGGCGGTCGCCATCAACTACCTCGACGCCGAGAGCCCCGACGCCCAGTCGCTCGCGGACCTGATCGAGGGCGAGGGGGGCACGCTCGTCCGCCTGCCCGGCGACCTCACCGACGAGGCGTTCTGCGAGCAGCTCATCGCCGACGCGGTCGACCAGCTCGGCGGGCTGGACGCGGTCGTCATCAACGCGGGCAAGCAGGTCTACACCGAGGACATCCAGGACCTCACGACCGAGCAGTTCGATCAGACCTACAAGACGAACGTCTACGCGATGTTCTGGCTGTCGAAGGCCGCGCTCCCGCACCTCCCGCCGGGCGGCACGATCATCAACACGACCTCGATCCAGGGCTACAGCCCGTCGCCGGGGCTCCTCGACTACGCCTCCACCAAGTGGGCCATCATCGGGTTCACGAAGGCGCTCGCGAAGCAGGTGATCGGGGACGGCATCCGCGTCAACGCGGTCGCGCCCGGCCCGTTCTGGACGCCGCTCCAGCCGTCGGGCGGGCAGCCGCAGGACAAGGTCGAGGAGTTCGGCTCCCAGGTGCCGTACGGCCGCCCCGGCCAGCCCGCCGAGATCGCGCCGATGTACGTCTTCCTGGCGACCCAGGAGTCGGGCTACACGACCGGCGAGGTCTTCGGCTCCACCGGCGGCGAGCCGACTGCGTAGCGCGGCCAGGTCCCTCCGCCTCGGTTCCGAGGCGGGGGAGGTGGGCTCACAAACGGAGTCGATCTGAGGGCAATCTTTCACTCCCCCTTGACCCGGACCCCCATCGGGCGATATCGTGAAGGCACTCGACCGGCGCCTGCCTTGTCTCTCTCGATCAATCTCGTCAATCGGAATCTCGGCTCCTCAGGGAGGCGTGACCGGTGGCGTGCGTAGAGGGTAGCAGACCCACACACGACCCGAGCGGCCTCTCCACTCCCGGAGAGGCCGCTCTTTTTTTGTCCCGACCCGACACTCGTCTCGCCCCCCCGATCTCATGTGCTCCATCCTCGGCCTCCTCGACCTCCAGTCCGATCCCGCCACCGCGCGGGCGACGGCCGTCCGCCTGAGCGGCCTGCAGCGCCACCGCGGCCCCGACTGGTCGGGCGTCTACGCGACGGACCGCGCCATCCTGGCCCACGAACGGCTCGCCATCGTCGACGTGATGCACGGCGCCCAGCCGCTCCTCAACCCGGAGGGAACGCTCGCGCTGGCCGTCAACGGCGAGATCTACAACCACCGCGCGCTGCGCGAGGGGCTGGCGGAGCCGTTCACGTTCCAGACCGAGTCCGACTGCGAGGTCATCCTGGCGCTCTACCAGGAGCACGGGGCCGATTTCCTCGACAGGCTGACGGGCATCTTCGCCTTCGTGCTGGTGGACGCGGAGCAGGACCGCTACCTGATCGCCCGTGACCCGATGGGCGTGATGCCGCTCTACACCGGCCGCGACGAGCACGGGACGCTGTACGTGGCGTCCGAGATGAAGGCGCTGGTGCCGGTCTGCAAGCAGATCGAGACGTTCCCCCCCGGCCACGTCTGGGACAGCGCCGTCGGCCACCCGGTCCGCTACTACACGCGCGACTGGATGGCGTACGACGCCGTCAAGGACAACGACGCGACGCCCGAGGCAGTCCGCGAGGCGCTGGACGCGGCCGTCAAGCGCCAGCTGATGACCGACGTGCCGTACGGCGTGCTGCTCTCCGGCGGGCTGGACTCGTCCATCACGGCCGCCCTCGCCATGAAGTACTCCAAGCAGCGCGTCGAGGCGGACGATCAGCAGGAGGCGTGGTGGCCTCATCTCCACTCGTTCGCGATCGGCCTGGAGGGGTCGCCGGACCTGGCAGCAGCCAAGGAGGTCGCGGCCCACATCGGGACGGAGCACCACACGCTCACCTTCACCGTCGACGAGGGCGTGGACGCGATCCCGGAGGTCATCCGCCACCTGGAGACCTACGACGTGACCACCATCCGCGCGGCCACGCCGATGTTCCTGATGGCCCGCCGCATCAAGGCGATGGGCATCAAGATGGTGCTCTCGGGCGAGGGGTCCGACGAGATCTTCGGCGGCTACCTCTACTTCCACAAGGCGCCCGACGGCCAGCAGTTCCACGAGGAGACCGTCCGCAAGCTGGACCGGCTCCACCAGTTCGACTGCCTGCGCGCCAACAAGTCGATGGCGGCGTGGGGCGTCGAGGCCCGGGTCCCGTTCCTCGACCAGGAGTTCCTCGACGTGGCGATGCGCCTGGACCCGGAGGCCAAGCGGCCCACGGACGGCAAGATGGAGAAGCACATCCTGCGGGAGGCCTTCGAGGACATGCTCCCGCCGTCGGTCGCCTGGCGCCAGAAGGAGCAGTTCTCCGACGGCGTCGGCTACTCGTGGATCGACTCGCTGAAGGCCCGCGCCGAGGAACTGGTCTCGGACGAGCAGATGGCCGCCGTCGACTTCCGCTTCCCGATCCACCCGCCGGACACGAAGGAGGGCTACCTCTACCGGACCATCTTCGAGGAGCACTACCCCCACGACGCCTGCGCGCTGACGGTGCCGTCCGGCAAGTCGGTCGCGTGCAGCACGCCCGAGGCGCTGGCGTGGGACGCGTCGTTCGCGTCGTCCGCCGACCCGTCCGGCCGCGCCGTCGCGGGCGTCCACGTGGAGGCGTACTGACCGGCCCCGCCCGCCTCGGTGTGCTCGCGGAGCGACCGAGGCGGGTCAGCTCGGGAGTCGCATGTGGTTGAGGACGTAGTCCGCCTCGGTCTTGATCTCACCGCGGCCGAGGCTGGCGAGCCCGCCGCCGACAGCCTGCCCGTTGCGGACGAGGTCCGTGTTCTGGCCGGCGCCGCTCCGCGTCACGCCGAGGTACCGGATGCAGTCGAGGATCCGGTCGCGGTCGCCGGTCCCGTAGAGGCGGGCGTGGAGGTGGGGGTAGCCGTGGGGAGGGAAGTACATGTCGCCGCCCGACCCTTTCAACCAGCCTCGGCGGCTGAGGGCACGGGCGACGTCTTCCTGAAACACGCGGGGCATGAGGCTCGGAGGGAGGTGGGTCCGAACCCAATATGAATCAGACGCTTGAATGATGGATCGGGTGGCCACACGAACCGCTAGCCCTCCGCCCGCAACACCGCCAGCGGCGGCTGCTGCAGCGCGCCCCGGCTCCCCGCCAACCCGACCGCGACGGTCAGTAGGGGCACCACGAGCAGCGCCCAGCCGAGCCACGACAGATCCGGCCGGAAGGGGATCTGGAAGGCGAACGTCGCCAGCCCCCACGCCCCGGCGACGGCCAGCAGCCCGCCCGTCAGCGCGGCCAGCACGCCGAGTAGCGCGTACTCGGCGGCCAGAATGGTGCGCACCTGCGCGCGGCTGGCGCCGAGCGTCCGCAGCACGACCGCCTCGCGCGTCCGCTGGGCCAGCGCCACGCGGACGGCGCCGGCCAGCACGACGAGACCGGTCACGACGGCGAACAGGGCCATGAACCGCAGCACGAACGCGACCCGGCTCAGCACGCGGTCGACGAGCGCCAGCACCAGCCGCACGTCGACAGCCGACACGTTGGGGAACGCCTCCACGACCGCCGACTGGAGCCGCGCCGACGCCTCCGGAGAGCCCGCGCGCGTGAGCAGGATGGTCGTCTGCGGGGCGTCGGTGAGCGGGCCCTCGGGGAAGACGGCGAAGAAGTTGGGCGACACGCGCGCCCAGTCCACCTCGCGGAGACTCGTCACCTCGCTCTCGATCTCAGCGCCGGAGATGGACCACGTGATCCGGCTGCCCAGGCCCACGTCGAGGTCGAGCGCGATGTCGGTGGAGAGCGAGACCGGGATCACGGCCGCGTCCGCCTCGGTGGTGCCCTCGAAGGTGCCCGCGGTGAGCGTCTCCGAGTCGACCAGCCGGTCGCGGTAGGTCGAGCGATACTCGCGCGTCAGCGTCCAGCGCTCGGGGCCGCCCTCCCGTCCGGAGAACGACTCGTCGGCGCTCTCGGCGAGCGTGTCGATGGGGACGCCGTCGATGGCTGCGATGCGCATCGACACGAGCGGGACCTCGTCGACGATGGGCAGGCCCTGGGATTCCACGAGCGCCCGGAGGTCGTCGCGCTGGGTCGGCTGCACGTCGAACAGGACCACGTCGGGGCTGCCCGCGTCGGCGGACGGCAGGGCGACCTGCGCGAGGATCGACTTCTGGACGAGGCCGAGCGCGAGCACGAGGAAGACGCCCAGGCCCATCGTCAGGAGTAGCACGAGCGTCTGGTTGCCGGGCGCGTGGAGGTTGGAGAGCCCCTGTCGCCACGCCCACGGCAGGCCGGGCCGGACGATGCGGCGGACGACCGCGCGCACCAGCGCGGCGGCCAGCGCCAGCAACGCGAACACGGCCGCGGTCCCGCCGACGAACGCGGCGGCGCCCACCACCGACTGCGTCTGCAGGTACGCGAACCCGGCCACGACGCCCACCAGCACCACGCCGAGGCCGAGGCGGAGCGGGTCGAGGCCCTGTGCGGCGGCGTCCTCGCGGAGCGCCCGCAGCGGCGGCACCCGACGGACGCCCACCAGCGGCAGAAGGGCGAACAGGACGGCCGTCGCCGAGCCCACGCCGAGCCCTTCGGCCAGCGCCCGT
This window contains:
- the asnB gene encoding asparagine synthase B is translated as MCSILGLLDLQSDPATARATAVRLSGLQRHRGPDWSGVYATDRAILAHERLAIVDVMHGAQPLLNPEGTLALAVNGEIYNHRALREGLAEPFTFQTESDCEVILALYQEHGADFLDRLTGIFAFVLVDAEQDRYLIARDPMGVMPLYTGRDEHGTLYVASEMKALVPVCKQIETFPPGHVWDSAVGHPVRYYTRDWMAYDAVKDNDATPEAVREALDAAVKRQLMTDVPYGVLLSGGLDSSITAALAMKYSKQRVEADDQQEAWWPHLHSFAIGLEGSPDLAAAKEVAAHIGTEHHTLTFTVDEGVDAIPEVIRHLETYDVTTIRAATPMFLMARRIKAMGIKMVLSGEGSDEIFGGYLYFHKAPDGQQFHEETVRKLDRLHQFDCLRANKSMAAWGVEARVPFLDQEFLDVAMRLDPEAKRPTDGKMEKHILREAFEDMLPPSVAWRQKEQFSDGVGYSWIDSLKARAEELVSDEQMAAVDFRFPIHPPDTKEGYLYRTIFEEHYPHDACALTVPSGKSVACSTPEALAWDASFASSADPSGRAVAGVHVEAY
- a CDS encoding ABC transporter permease, with protein sequence MALSPFRFAWQDSRGMRRRLVLYVSAMALGVAALVAIRSFGLNLERAVAEQSKEVFGSDVEVRRGSAFPDSTQALLDSLQAATGATVVREASFPSMARFPAAAAGEGLARLVQIRALDGPYPLYGAVETTPADAAGALGRDTTGALVDATLLLQMDAAVGDSVQIGGRSYAILGQVDGVPGQPDIAGLVGPRVYLPLVALDDSLLGFGSRARFSAAFRFEDELAGFDAVLPALDAAEVRYETAGEEQQEVSEASGYLTRFLSLVGFVALLLGGIGVASSVSVYVSEKAETVATLRCLGMSSRRVLAAYGLQALALGVIGAALGALLGVGVQRLLPLVFADFLPVDVDNAIVPRALAEGLGVGSATAVLFALLPLVGVRRVPPLRALREDAAAQGLDPLRLGLGVVLVGVVAGFAYLQTQSVVGAAAFVGGTAAVFALLALAAALVRAVVRRIVRPGLPWAWRQGLSNLHAPGNQTLVLLLTMGLGVFLVLALGLVQKSILAQVALPSADAGSPDVVLFDVQPTQRDDLRALVESQGLPIVDEVPLVSMRIAAIDGVPIDTLAESADESFSGREGGPERWTLTREYRSTYRDRLVDSETLTAGTFEGTTEADAAVIPVSLSTDIALDLDVGLGSRITWSISGAEIESEVTSLREVDWARVSPNFFAVFPEGPLTDAPQTTILLTRAGSPEASARLQSAVVEAFPNVSAVDVRLVLALVDRVLSRVAFVLRFMALFAVVTGLVVLAGAVRVALAQRTREAVVLRTLGASRAQVRTILAAEYALLGVLAALTGGLLAVAGAWGLATFAFQIPFRPDLSWLGWALLVVPLLTVAVGLAGSRGALQQPPLAVLRAEG